A genomic window from Sulfurimonas paralvinellae includes:
- a CDS encoding efflux RND transporter permease subunit encodes MKFNMEETVYNIVSSKKNHRKVGLIVLFFLLFAVMMIPTKIVLAKMLPGKSANTFSIYVDTATNSTVKQTKEVVECVLHTMRDEENIKNMEMFIGQGAPLDYAGLVKGSAFKALKNQAEIVVNLTDKHEREDPSYMMVHRLRPVVKKRCENIYKYTRIKFVEMPSGPPTYATIVVNLFGKDTFLLREVSKTVKEALKETEGLVDVDVLQDNIFTKYEILPNVEKILNSNLSIEQVSNILYLAFKGNVVATKNSTIQQDQIPIYVALDGKTRLLAHSSKEDLELKLSRLKLLNRQGMMVPVREVVTIVPTVGDPTIYKKNMHYRVAVTAECDMVSQVYPLMDARELMIKKLSKRFDIERLTGMSTYMFDLMLTEKKTGEKILVRWDGEMKVSLDTFRDLGGAFIAALILMFLLMVVYYKSFALSGIVLVGSFLSIIGVIIGHFLTDQISLLLSDVHFYLTATSLIGFISLMGISARSSLLLIDFTRSLIVSGVEKHRAIAIATATRSKPIMLTAIAIILGSLLLATDPIFGGLGIALIFGSVAATLVSLFYIPVLMAKTDAVCPSKDAPCEIGEGSDGSDVDLEEVPPMVPQSED; translated from the coding sequence ATGAAGTTCAATATGGAAGAGACAGTTTATAATATTGTCAGTTCTAAAAAAAATCATCGTAAGGTTGGATTGATTGTTTTGTTTTTTCTCCTCTTCGCCGTTATGATGATACCGACGAAAATTGTTTTAGCAAAAATGCTTCCGGGCAAAAGTGCCAATACTTTTAGTATCTATGTAGATACGGCAACAAATTCAACAGTAAAGCAGACAAAAGAGGTTGTCGAGTGTGTTTTGCATACAATGCGAGATGAAGAGAATATTAAAAATATGGAGATGTTCATTGGGCAGGGTGCACCGCTTGATTATGCAGGACTGGTCAAAGGAAGTGCTTTTAAAGCATTGAAAAATCAGGCTGAGATAGTTGTGAACCTTACGGACAAGCATGAGAGAGAAGATCCTTCTTATATGATGGTGCATCGCCTGCGCCCAGTTGTTAAAAAAAGATGTGAGAATATTTACAAGTATACGCGTATTAAGTTTGTTGAGATGCCTTCAGGTCCCCCGACATATGCTACGATAGTGGTTAATCTTTTTGGAAAAGATACTTTTTTACTGCGTGAGGTTTCAAAAACTGTTAAAGAGGCGCTAAAAGAGACAGAAGGGTTGGTTGATGTGGATGTTTTACAGGACAATATCTTTACAAAGTATGAAATACTGCCAAATGTTGAAAAGATACTAAACTCCAATCTCTCCATTGAACAGGTCAGCAATATTCTTTATCTTGCATTCAAAGGAAATGTTGTCGCAACCAAAAACTCAACAATTCAGCAAGATCAGATTCCTATCTATGTGGCGCTTGATGGAAAAACACGTCTTTTGGCACATTCTAGCAAAGAAGATCTTGAGTTAAAACTTTCAAGACTAAAACTTTTAAACAGACAGGGCATGATGGTTCCCGTGAGAGAAGTTGTGACAATAGTTCCAACAGTAGGCGATCCGACAATTTACAAAAAAAATATGCACTATAGAGTGGCCGTTACTGCAGAGTGTGATATGGTTTCTCAGGTCTATCCGTTAATGGACGCGCGTGAGCTAATGATTAAAAAGCTTTCAAAACGTTTTGATATAGAGCGGCTAACAGGGATGAGCACATATATGTTCGATCTTATGCTCACGGAAAAAAAGACAGGTGAAAAAATCTTAGTTCGATGGGATGGAGAGATGAAAGTCTCACTTGATACGTTCCGTGATCTTGGAGGTGCATTTATCGCGGCACTTATTCTAATGTTCTTGCTCATGGTTGTATACTATAAATCTTTTGCACTCAGCGGTATTGTATTGGTTGGAAGCTTTCTTTCTATCATTGGTGTGATAATAGGACATTTTCTTACAGATCAAATCAGTCTGTTACTGAGTGATGTGCATTTTTATCTCACAGCGACCTCATTGATTGGATTTATCTCTTTGATGGGTATCAGTGCAAGAAGTTCACTTCTGCTCATAGATTTTACACGTTCATTAATAGTAAGCGGTGTGGAAAAACACCGTGCTATTGCTATTGCAACAGCAACACGTTCAAAGCCTATTATGCTGACGGCTATTGCTATTATTTTAGGTTCACTTCTTTTGGCAACAGACCCTATTTTTGGTGGACTTGGAATAGCTCTTATCTTTGGAAGTGTGGCCGCTACACTTGTATCGCTCTTTTATATTCCTGTGCTTATGGCAAAGACCGATGCAGTATGTCCTTCAAAAGACGCTCCGTGCGAGATTGGAGAGGGAAGCGACGGATCAGATGTTGATCTTGAAGAAGTGCCGCCTATGGTACCGCAAAGTGAGGATTGA
- a CDS encoding cytochrome C yields the protein MKKIIVAVVAVCSLAMAGNYTKEDRIKDMNQMAEAMNTIQSGFFYNNYETVAQGVTKLTDTVVHVKPPLEEKEEKNPMARYMNQKIQMSNKIVKKINQKGLTILQRFKDGDTEQAVQAYTKIMRQCMKCHREIRHW from the coding sequence ATGAAAAAGATAATAGTGGCAGTGGTTGCAGTATGCAGTTTGGCTATGGCGGGGAACTATACGAAAGAAGACCGCATAAAAGATATGAATCAAATGGCAGAAGCAATGAATACAATTCAGAGCGGATTTTTCTATAACAATTATGAGACTGTTGCACAGGGAGTAACAAAACTTACTGATACTGTTGTGCATGTAAAACCGCCTTTAGAAGAAAAAGAAGAGAAGAATCCTATGGCTCGCTATATGAATCAAAAGATTCAAATGAGCAACAAAATAGTTAAGAAGATCAATCAAAAAGGGCTTACTATATTACAACGATTTAAAGATGGAGATACAGAACAAGCAGTCCAGGCATATACTAAAATAATGAGACAATGCATGAAGTGTCATAGAGAAATCAGACATTGGTAA
- a CDS encoding CoA-binding protein: MECEFPTVNANTDEIKEIFDSVKTIAVLGLSPDETKASHRVAKYLQEHGYKIVPVYPKGETILGEKVYNSLADIPFEVDMVDIFRKPAALDAVADACIKRGDVKVFWAQQGIVNNEAAQKAKDAGMKVVQNQCAMVDHRNIYA; encoded by the coding sequence ATGGAGTGCGAATTTCCAACCGTTAATGCAAATACGGATGAGATTAAAGAGATTTTTGACAGTGTGAAGACTATTGCTGTTTTGGGACTTTCTCCTGATGAAACTAAAGCAAGTCACCGCGTTGCAAAATATTTGCAGGAACATGGTTATAAAATAGTTCCGGTTTATCCAAAAGGGGAAACAATCCTCGGAGAAAAAGTCTACAATTCTTTAGCCGATATTCCATTTGAGGTTGACATGGTAGATATATTCAGAAAACCTGCTGCGTTGGATGCTGTTGCTGATGCTTGTATTAAGCGTGGGGATGTGAAAGTTTTCTGGGCACAGCAGGGTATTGTAAATAATGAAGCAGCTCAGAAAGCAAAAGATGCAGGGATGAAAGTAGTTCAAAACCAATGTGCGATGGTCGATCATCGTAATATTTATGCATAG
- a CDS encoding WD40 repeat domain-containing protein, whose product MEILLSKSIAKPVILMKILQNGELVIVDAETTVRYFNKENLELQSGFKVGIKHKRYKTAVVAFANNGEYFATLTSDAKESRLFNAATKKMIAKVERHQGEVSCVGIDPLARYMFSCGDDGKTFAIDVQSGKLVFTLPPHADTINDVTFSRNGNWVAIGSYDRKITLFSLVTMTPKNKLRAHSAPVMHLTFFQKNKLLSIDKNSSAIIWNIYSGKVLGRLEGIHDEVNSFVIDKDEQFLFLGTQLGYVIVYDLDTYEQIASKYIKITSPITSMEFDDENNHLIIGTQDGFVICYDIYEGTETLKDLLKEKEFAMVQKIVDINPLLVYTQIYSLVTNFWENSLQKAKIALQKGDKEKAMLIFGQFKHMPSKNKIIQKLVRDYAEFPKFAQLAKDGKLSLAYGLANRYPIYKESAIYQALEKRWKKAFVQAQKYVLDPKTAPLAKEILAPYRGMSEKTKFIQEVLSKAEIYKRFRAAMAKKEFKVCSELIKQNPFLHELPEYDSLMKYADNLYIQSQKAMKEGDIHSAIKILRVLQDFEEFKDEARNFMVDLESKAKFFNAVRNGDIATAYDMMAISEDLMQTKDGLRLQKIWNDDLNQAKSAAAYGNIQGVKAAMEKYMKIDSKYAALATVFAFAYMVQLEDALQQNAPRQQIENGIKNYILNFGLSEQIEAFYNLFEDMYPETKLNLELLKKGSFSMWRPSMIIDSILD is encoded by the coding sequence ATGGAAATTCTACTCAGCAAAAGCATTGCAAAACCGGTCATATTGATGAAGATTCTTCAAAACGGGGAACTTGTAATTGTTGATGCTGAGACGACTGTTCGTTATTTTAACAAAGAAAATCTGGAACTTCAAAGCGGTTTTAAGGTTGGCATAAAACATAAGCGATACAAAACTGCCGTTGTTGCTTTTGCAAATAACGGTGAATATTTTGCTACATTGACAAGTGATGCCAAAGAGTCCAGACTTTTTAATGCTGCAACAAAAAAGATGATAGCCAAAGTTGAACGTCATCAGGGAGAGGTCTCTTGTGTCGGGATCGATCCGCTTGCGAGATATATGTTCTCTTGCGGTGATGACGGTAAAACCTTTGCCATTGATGTTCAAAGCGGAAAGCTTGTTTTTACACTGCCGCCTCACGCAGATACCATTAATGATGTTACTTTTTCACGTAATGGAAACTGGGTGGCAATTGGTAGTTATGACAGAAAGATAACACTTTTTTCTCTAGTGACAATGACACCGAAAAATAAGCTCAGAGCACATTCTGCTCCGGTTATGCATCTTACATTTTTTCAAAAAAACAAACTTTTAAGTATCGATAAAAATTCATCAGCAATTATTTGGAATATATACAGCGGAAAAGTACTCGGGCGACTCGAAGGTATTCATGATGAAGTGAATAGTTTTGTCATTGATAAAGACGAACAGTTTTTGTTTCTCGGTACGCAGTTGGGGTATGTGATTGTATATGATTTAGATACTTACGAGCAGATCGCGTCTAAATATATTAAAATCACATCTCCAATCACGAGTATGGAGTTTGATGATGAAAACAATCATTTAATAATCGGCACTCAAGACGGCTTTGTAATCTGTTATGATATATATGAAGGTACTGAGACTTTAAAGGATCTTTTAAAAGAAAAAGAGTTTGCAATGGTGCAAAAGATTGTTGATATCAATCCTCTTTTGGTTTATACACAAATCTATTCATTGGTGACAAACTTTTGGGAAAATTCTCTCCAAAAAGCAAAAATAGCGCTTCAAAAAGGGGATAAAGAAAAAGCAATGCTTATTTTTGGACAGTTTAAACATATGCCTTCAAAAAATAAGATTATCCAAAAACTAGTACGTGACTATGCAGAGTTTCCGAAGTTCGCACAACTTGCCAAAGACGGTAAACTATCTCTTGCATACGGCTTGGCAAACAGGTACCCTATTTATAAAGAATCAGCAATCTATCAGGCACTTGAAAAAAGATGGAAAAAAGCTTTCGTTCAGGCACAAAAATATGTTCTTGATCCAAAAACGGCACCGCTTGCAAAAGAGATTCTCGCTCCTTACAGAGGAATGAGTGAAAAGACAAAATTTATTCAAGAAGTTTTGAGCAAGGCTGAAATATATAAACGTTTTCGTGCAGCCATGGCCAAGAAAGAGTTTAAGGTCTGTTCTGAGCTTATCAAGCAAAATCCTTTTTTACATGAGCTCCCCGAGTATGACAGTTTGATGAAATATGCAGATAATCTTTACATTCAGTCACAAAAAGCTATGAAAGAGGGCGATATTCACTCAGCTATTAAAATATTAAGAGTATTGCAGGATTTTGAAGAATTTAAAGATGAAGCCCGTAATTTCATGGTTGATCTTGAATCAAAAGCAAAATTTTTCAATGCTGTTCGTAATGGGGATATAGCCACTGCATATGATATGATGGCAATCTCCGAAGATTTGATGCAGACTAAAGATGGACTTCGACTTCAGAAAATTTGGAACGATGATCTCAATCAGGCAAAATCTGCTGCTGCATATGGCAATATCCAAGGTGTGAAAGCTGCAATGGAAAAATATATGAAGATAGATTCTAAATATGCTGCGCTTGCAACTGTTTTTGCTTTTGCATATATGGTACAGCTAGAAGATGCTTTGCAGCAAAATGCACCAAGGCAGCAAATTGAAAACGGCATAAAGAATTATATTCTCAATTTTGGGCTTTCTGAGCAGATAGAGGCTTTTTACAACCTGTTTGAAGATATGTACCCCGAAACAAAACTCAATCTGGAACTCTTAAAAAAAGGCTCGTTTTCTATGTGGCGCCCGTCAATGATAATTGATTCAATCTTAGATTAG
- a CDS encoding acetolactate synthase large subunit, with protein sequence MQISGAQMVIEALIAEGVDTVFGYPGGAIMNVYDEIYKQDKFQHILNRHEQAAVHAAEGYAKASGKVGVAMITSGPGFTNAVTGLADAYMDSIPLVVISGQVPMTLIGTDAFQEIDAVGISRSCTKHNYLVTDAKDLPRILKEAFYIAASGRPGPVHVDIPKDVTAQIAEFNYDIDVDLETYKPHVKGNPRQIKKAIEAIAASKRPIFYLGGGIINANAAYEVRDLVHKTGIPAVETFMARGTLSHDDDLLIGMLGMHGSYAANMAMSETDMIIALGARFDDRVTGKLSEFAKNAEVVHVDIDPASISKLVNADYPIVGDVKNVVLNMLAQADKIDADKYESWRETINNFDELHPLTYHEDSERLKPQWVIQRVGQILGDDANISTDVGQHQMWTAQFYPFSRPRQFISSGGLGTMGFGFPAAIGVRAASPEKVSINFTGDGSILMNCQELMTAVEKKLPVINIILNNNFLGMVRQWQTLFYDKRHSETDLSVQPDFVKLSEAFGGIGYRVSTKEEFDAALKDAVEKGVVAFIEVLVERFENVMPMVPAGGSLFNMMLLEKKESK encoded by the coding sequence ATGCAAATTAGTGGCGCACAGATGGTCATTGAAGCACTTATTGCAGAAGGGGTAGACACGGTATTTGGCTATCCTGGCGGAGCAATAATGAATGTCTATGATGAAATATACAAACAGGATAAATTCCAACACATTTTAAATCGTCACGAACAAGCAGCAGTTCACGCAGCAGAAGGATATGCCAAAGCGAGCGGTAAGGTCGGTGTTGCAATGATTACATCAGGTCCTGGTTTTACAAATGCGGTCACAGGTTTGGCAGATGCCTATATGGATTCTATTCCTCTTGTCGTAATTTCAGGTCAGGTACCAATGACTCTTATCGGTACGGATGCTTTTCAGGAGATAGATGCTGTCGGTATCAGCCGTTCATGTACGAAACATAACTATTTGGTTACGGACGCGAAAGATCTTCCACGTATACTTAAAGAAGCATTTTATATTGCGGCTTCAGGCCGTCCCGGACCGGTCCATGTTGATATTCCAAAGGATGTTACTGCGCAGATCGCTGAATTTAATTATGACATTGATGTTGACCTGGAGACATATAAGCCTCACGTAAAAGGCAACCCGCGTCAAATTAAAAAAGCCATAGAAGCCATAGCTGCTTCGAAACGTCCGATTTTTTATCTCGGCGGTGGTATCATTAATGCAAATGCAGCCTATGAAGTAAGAGACCTGGTTCATAAAACAGGTATTCCTGCTGTTGAGACCTTTATGGCACGCGGTACACTTTCACATGATGATGATCTGCTTATAGGTATGCTTGGTATGCACGGAAGCTATGCAGCAAATATGGCTATGAGTGAAACAGATATGATCATTGCCCTTGGTGCAAGATTTGATGACCGTGTTACCGGAAAACTCTCTGAATTTGCAAAAAATGCAGAGGTCGTTCATGTAGATATTGATCCTGCTTCTATTTCCAAACTTGTCAACGCAGACTATCCTATTGTCGGTGATGTCAAAAATGTTGTGCTTAATATGCTCGCACAGGCTGATAAAATCGATGCAGACAAATATGAATCGTGGAGAGAGACTATCAACAACTTTGATGAGTTGCATCCGCTTACATATCATGAAGACAGTGAACGTCTGAAGCCACAATGGGTCATCCAAAGAGTTGGTCAGATTCTCGGTGACGATGCAAATATCTCTACTGATGTTGGTCAGCATCAAATGTGGACAGCACAGTTCTATCCGTTTAGCAGACCGCGCCAGTTTATAAGTTCAGGTGGACTTGGAACGATGGGATTTGGTTTCCCTGCTGCTATTGGTGTACGTGCTGCATCTCCAGAGAAAGTTTCCATCAACTTCACGGGAGACGGTTCTATTTTGATGAACTGTCAAGAACTCATGACAGCCGTTGAAAAGAAACTGCCGGTAATTAACATCATCCTTAATAACAACTTTTTGGGAATGGTTCGTCAATGGCAGACACTCTTTTATGACAAGCGTCATTCAGAGACTGATCTTTCGGTCCAGCCTGACTTTGTCAAACTCTCTGAAGCATTCGGCGGAATAGGGTATAGAGTCAGTACAAAAGAAGAATTTGATGCAGCACTTAAGGATGCAGTAGAAAAAGGTGTTGTTGCATTCATTGAGGTACTGGTTGAGCGTTTTGAGAACGTAATGCCAATGGTTCCCGCAGGCGGAAGTCTGTTTAATATGATGTTATTAGAGAAAAAGGAGAGTAAATAA
- the ilvA gene encoding threonine ammonia-lyase encodes MLDLNQIQEAKKRIEGVVVETPLAYAPYLSEISGINVYLKKENLQVTGAFKIRGAYNKMASLTQDQAACGVVAASAGNHAQGVALSAQLLDIKAVIVMPESTPLTKVNGVRHYGAEVILAGSNYDEAYLYAKEYGEKNHLTFVHPFEDEAVIAGQGTIGLEILSKCQELDAVIVPIGGGGLIAGIATALKETNPNIKVIGVSASGAPAFKESYELKKPIDSKSVRTIADGIAVRDTSPITLEYALKNVDQVLSVDDEEIASAILYLLEKQKLVVEGAGAVGVAALLHHKLDELKDKNVAVVLSGGNMDVTLLSVIIEKGLLKSHRKMKVTVTLVDKPGSLMRFTQILQELNANIVHIAYDRTSISLDYGDANVTVHMETKGREHQEEIRLALKKEGYIRD; translated from the coding sequence TTGTTAGATCTTAATCAAATTCAAGAAGCAAAAAAACGAATAGAAGGTGTAGTCGTTGAAACACCTCTTGCCTATGCACCGTACCTCAGTGAGATAAGCGGTATCAATGTTTACCTTAAAAAAGAGAACCTGCAAGTTACCGGTGCTTTTAAAATACGTGGTGCTTACAATAAAATGGCTTCGCTCACGCAGGATCAGGCTGCATGTGGTGTTGTTGCCGCAAGTGCCGGGAATCATGCGCAGGGAGTTGCTCTATCTGCACAACTGCTTGATATTAAAGCTGTAATAGTTATGCCTGAATCGACACCACTTACAAAAGTGAACGGGGTTAGGCATTATGGTGCGGAGGTTATTTTAGCCGGCAGTAACTATGATGAAGCGTATCTCTATGCCAAAGAATATGGTGAGAAGAATCATCTGACATTTGTACATCCTTTTGAAGATGAAGCTGTTATTGCAGGGCAGGGAACCATTGGACTGGAGATTCTTTCAAAATGTCAGGAACTTGATGCTGTTATTGTTCCTATCGGTGGCGGTGGTCTTATCGCAGGTATCGCAACTGCACTTAAAGAGACAAATCCAAACATCAAAGTCATAGGTGTAAGTGCCAGCGGTGCTCCGGCTTTTAAAGAGTCGTATGAGCTCAAAAAACCTATAGATTCCAAAAGTGTGCGTACTATCGCCGATGGTATTGCTGTACGTGATACTTCGCCAATAACTTTAGAGTATGCCCTAAAAAATGTTGATCAAGTGCTTAGTGTTGACGATGAAGAGATTGCCAGTGCGATTTTATATCTTCTTGAAAAGCAAAAACTGGTTGTTGAAGGTGCAGGAGCTGTCGGTGTTGCCGCTTTACTGCATCACAAGCTTGATGAATTAAAAGATAAAAATGTAGCGGTTGTACTCAGTGGCGGTAACATGGATGTAACACTGCTTTCGGTTATCATTGAAAAAGGTCTTTTAAAGTCACATCGTAAGATGAAAGTGACGGTCACTCTTGTTGATAAGCCAGGTTCGTTGATGCGTTTTACGCAGATACTTCAAGAGCTCAATGCCAATATTGTGCATATTGCCTATGACAGAACTTCCATATCCCTTGACTATGGTGATGCGAATGTGACAGTGCATATGGAAACAAAAGGCAGGGAACATCAAGAAGAGATACGCTTGGCTCTTAAAAAAGAGGGCTACATAAGGGACTGA
- a CDS encoding efflux RND transporter permease subunit → MKNARIKNIAGYLCKAFLRNPLTSILAIAILSLGYVSLEVMPREEDPQIAVSGGSIIVPMPGASPVEVDNAVLKPLERKISEIKGVKDVYSTAMHNVGMLNIQYRIGEDRESANLKLYDKVMQNMDSLPGGAMQPLVKPFDIDIDVPIVTLAFYKKKDLGIDHIKLYKLIKDIQQDINAIQDISKTTLKGAKRPQFNVLLDLDKLAAYHISIGQVVQAIQAIAKNSPEVDLPSKDNRLVVFGVKNAINSIDDLRNLIIAKYMGSLVYLKDIANVEYYYDIQNYKEALVSYKADGQPLSEAKDQVTMTISKLKGTNAVHLAEKVLDLLKEYEEKLNDYGLGYIVTRNYGERANEAVNELVHHLVITIGIISLILIPALGWRESMVVTIAVPMILAATLFIAFMTDQTINRITLFAFLLSLGLIVDDAIIVIENIHRRMHLKETAEQSFDQIIIEATDEIGPSTNIATIAIMLTMIPMAFVGGMMGQFMLPIPLNVPVALAVSLFVAYVFAPFLAKKFIKRKRGEH, encoded by the coding sequence ATGAAAAATGCAAGAATAAAGAATATAGCAGGGTATTTATGTAAAGCTTTTTTACGTAATCCATTGACATCGATTTTAGCAATTGCAATACTGTCGCTTGGATATGTCTCTTTAGAGGTTATGCCGCGTGAGGAAGATCCTCAAATAGCGGTAAGCGGCGGTTCCATCATCGTTCCTATGCCTGGGGCATCTCCTGTAGAGGTTGATAATGCAGTTTTAAAACCGCTTGAGCGAAAGATAAGTGAAATAAAAGGTGTCAAGGATGTCTATTCCACAGCAATGCATAATGTAGGAATGCTCAATATACAATATAGAATAGGAGAAGACAGAGAAAGTGCCAACCTGAAACTCTACGATAAAGTGATGCAAAATATGGATTCTCTACCCGGTGGAGCGATGCAGCCACTTGTAAAGCCGTTTGATATTGATATAGATGTTCCTATCGTTACACTTGCCTTTTACAAGAAAAAAGATCTTGGTATAGATCATATAAAACTCTACAAGCTTATCAAAGATATACAGCAGGATATCAATGCAATTCAAGATATTTCCAAAACAACACTCAAAGGTGCCAAACGTCCGCAATTTAATGTTTTACTTGATCTTGACAAGCTCGCTGCGTATCATATTTCGATAGGGCAGGTCGTGCAGGCCATTCAGGCTATAGCAAAAAATTCACCTGAAGTTGATCTTCCAAGCAAAGATAACAGACTTGTGGTGTTTGGTGTTAAAAATGCCATTAATTCCATAGATGATTTACGAAATCTAATTATTGCAAAATATATGGGATCACTTGTGTATCTCAAAGACATAGCAAATGTAGAGTATTACTATGACATACAAAATTATAAAGAAGCTCTTGTCTCATACAAAGCAGATGGTCAGCCGCTCAGTGAAGCAAAAGACCAGGTTACAATGACCATCTCAAAACTCAAAGGAACCAATGCGGTTCATCTTGCTGAAAAAGTACTCGATCTGCTCAAAGAGTACGAGGAAAAACTTAATGATTACGGTCTTGGATATATTGTAACAAGAAACTATGGCGAGCGTGCCAATGAAGCTGTAAATGAACTTGTCCATCACCTGGTCATTACTATTGGTATTATTTCTCTTATTTTGATTCCTGCACTTGGATGGCGTGAGTCAATGGTTGTAACCATTGCCGTACCTATGATTTTGGCTGCAACACTTTTTATTGCTTTTATGACAGACCAGACTATTAACAGGATTACACTCTTTGCCTTTTTGCTCTCACTTGGACTGATTGTCGATGACGCTATTATCGTTATAGAAAATATTCACAGGCGAATGCACCTCAAAGAGACGGCTGAACAGAGTTTTGATCAGATAATCATAGAAGCCACCGATGAGATAGGACCATCAACGAACATAGCGACTATAGCTATTATGTTGACAATGATTCCGATGGCATTTGTCGGAGGAATGATGGGTCAGTTCATGCTGCCTATTCCGCTTAATGTGCCTGTGGCACTTGCAGTTTCACTGTTTGTAGCCTATGTATTTGCACCATTTTTAGCCAAAAAGTTCATTAAGCGTAAAAGAGGGGAGCATTAA
- a CDS encoding efflux RND transporter periplasmic adaptor subunit, producing the protein MRFLVLISFLVFSLYARELVLTGTVISNNKKMIPARYMGYVKKINFEVGDSVEREDTLFELESAEFDIMETQANLALEQTNLMLDVYKTRLNVFKKRKERLKRKKKLIPAFDFRANMEDLNENIDDISGSIEAAKVLVEQASEKSKQFATIAGYLKIKAPNDGVVVERRIQVGDMVAPGMLTMIIVDMKHLEIEAEVAESDLKYVRRHKVVDVTIPSLNYKASGYIKAIVPSANPMAHTFKIRVHFEKTNDRIFPGMYAKVYIDLTNEMKETNN; encoded by the coding sequence ATGAGATTCTTAGTACTGATTTCATTCCTTGTTTTTTCTTTGTATGCAAGAGAACTCGTTCTTACAGGTACAGTCATCTCTAACAATAAAAAAATGATACCTGCGCGTTATATGGGGTATGTGAAGAAGATAAACTTTGAAGTAGGCGATTCTGTGGAACGCGAAGATACACTTTTCGAGTTGGAATCTGCCGAATTTGACATTATGGAAACGCAGGCAAATCTTGCACTCGAGCAGACAAACCTAATGCTTGATGTTTACAAAACACGTTTAAATGTCTTTAAAAAAAGAAAAGAACGTCTGAAGCGAAAGAAAAAACTGATACCGGCTTTTGATTTTCGAGCCAATATGGAAGACCTGAATGAAAACATAGATGATATCAGCGGATCCATTGAAGCCGCAAAGGTTTTAGTTGAACAGGCAAGTGAAAAATCAAAGCAGTTCGCAACGATTGCCGGCTATCTAAAAATAAAAGCACCTAATGACGGTGTTGTCGTTGAGAGACGTATTCAGGTCGGAGATATGGTTGCACCCGGTATGCTGACAATGATTATTGTAGATATGAAACATTTGGAGATTGAAGCCGAAGTGGCTGAATCTGATTTAAAATATGTTCGTAGACATAAAGTCGTCGATGTTACTATACCTTCGTTGAACTATAAGGCGTCAGGTTATATCAAAGCGATAGTTCCAAGTGCAAATCCCATGGCACATACTTTTAAAATCCGCGTTCATTTTGAGAAAACAAATGATAGAATTTTCCCCGGTATGTATGCAAAGGTCTATATTGATCTGACAAATGAGATGAAAGAGACCAATAACTGA
- a CDS encoding DUF481 domain-containing protein, which yields MRLLLLALMAWSSAYAVVTIAPVDIGAKPGFSGLLKGSLETSRGNTDTDSYAAGLRFQYDNNQTYVLWSDFVFNYGKSSGKVNTNKTYSHVRYIHTLYKKSFDWEAFGQSQTDEFTKVEHRYLVGAGIRVNWNKKLYGKFYAGFGAFFEDIDYTTSIDPHENNMRFNSYVAYTKNFTKETKISDTFYYQPKSDDISDYIISNGLELNILIYKELYINFLLLYNYDNEPAYGVEKEDISQKTSFIYKF from the coding sequence ATGAGATTGTTACTTTTGGCACTTATGGCATGGAGCAGTGCTTACGCCGTCGTTACAATTGCTCCTGTAGATATTGGAGCGAAGCCTGGTTTTAGTGGATTGCTAAAAGGCTCTCTGGAAACTTCTAGAGGCAATACAGATACTGACAGTTATGCTGCAGGACTAAGATTTCAGTACGATAACAATCAAACTTATGTTCTTTGGAGTGACTTTGTTTTTAACTATGGAAAAAGTTCAGGCAAAGTAAATACAAATAAAACATATTCTCACGTGAGGTATATTCATACTCTCTACAAAAAGAGCTTTGACTGGGAAGCATTTGGGCAGTCTCAAACCGATGAGTTTACAAAAGTAGAACATCGATATCTTGTTGGTGCCGGCATACGTGTAAATTGGAATAAAAAACTTTATGGTAAATTTTATGCTGGATTTGGTGCTTTCTTTGAAGATATAGACTATACGACATCTATTGATCCGCATGAAAACAATATGCGTTTTAACAGCTATGTCGCATATACAAAAAATTTTACAAAAGAGACAAAAATCTCAGATACATTCTATTATCAGCCAAAATCAGATGATATCAGTGACTATATCATTTCAAATGGTTTGGAATTGAATATATTGATCTATAAAGAGTTGTATATCAACTTTTTACTGCTTTATAATTATGATAATGAACCGGCTTACGGGGTTGAAAAAGAAGATATCTCTCAAAAAACAAGTTTTATATACAAGTTTTAA